A genomic stretch from Ancylobacter sp. IITR112 includes:
- the trbL gene encoding P-type conjugative transfer protein TrbL, whose translation MVVTRPSRALEIGFIIIALVLLASAPALAQQGSVLTTLENQVSTAAKGWETTVMNAARSLFWILAGIEVGIAAVWLALQAASLDAWFAELVRRIMFIGLFAFILDRGPSFAKAVVDSLFQIGANGGSASPANIFDAGIRVASKMSEQAKFGLFEDNALAIAAVFAMVIVVIAFSLVAAIFIAVMVEMYVGLLAGMIMLGLGGSSFTKDFAVRYLVYAFSVGMKLMALVMIARIGSEVLLGLAEAPTATSDQFITTLAIAGISVVVFIIAMYVPPIVQGVVQGASISGGMEAIRHGGQAATFAAGGAFLGASAAMSGASAARSARAGGSSMAGAALRGMVAGIGNAGWAAGSAAKEKAIAAPGAYAGSLLGLANAKLDQSRQKSPPPPPPPPIEDK comes from the coding sequence ATGGTAGTCACCCGTCCGTCCCGCGCGCTCGAAATCGGCTTCATCATCATTGCCCTCGTCCTGCTCGCCAGCGCACCGGCGCTCGCCCAGCAGGGGAGCGTGTTGACCACGCTCGAGAACCAGGTCTCGACGGCCGCGAAAGGCTGGGAGACGACGGTCATGAATGCGGCGCGCTCCCTGTTCTGGATTCTCGCGGGCATCGAGGTCGGCATCGCCGCGGTGTGGCTCGCCCTGCAGGCAGCCTCACTCGATGCCTGGTTCGCCGAGCTCGTGCGCCGGATCATGTTCATCGGCCTGTTCGCCTTCATCCTCGACAGGGGACCGAGCTTCGCCAAGGCGGTCGTCGACAGCCTGTTTCAGATCGGCGCCAATGGCGGCTCGGCCTCGCCGGCGAACATCTTCGACGCCGGCATCCGTGTCGCCTCCAAGATGTCGGAGCAGGCGAAGTTCGGTCTCTTTGAAGACAATGCACTCGCCATTGCCGCTGTCTTCGCCATGGTCATCGTCGTCATCGCCTTCAGCCTTGTCGCGGCGATCTTCATTGCGGTGATGGTCGAGATGTATGTCGGCTTGCTCGCCGGCATGATCATGCTCGGCCTCGGAGGTTCGTCCTTCACCAAGGACTTCGCCGTCCGATACCTCGTCTATGCCTTCTCGGTCGGCATGAAGCTGATGGCGCTGGTCATGATCGCACGCATCGGCTCGGAGGTGCTGCTCGGCCTCGCCGAGGCGCCGACGGCCACATCCGACCAGTTCATCACGACGCTCGCGATCGCCGGCATCTCCGTCGTCGTGTTCATCATCGCCATGTATGTGCCGCCGATCGTCCAGGGCGTCGTGCAAGGCGCCTCGATCTCCGGCGGCATGGAAGCGATCCGCCACGGCGGCCAGGCAGCGACCTTCGCCGCCGGCGGCGCGTTCCTCGGGGCGAGTGCGGCGATGTCCGGCGCGTCGGCGGCGAGGAGCGCGCGAGCTGGTGGCTCCTCGATGGCGGGAGCGGCGCTGCGCGGCATGGTAGCCGGCATCGGCAATGCGGGATGGGCGGCCGGCTCGGCGGCGAAGGAAAAGGCGATCGCGGCGCCGGGCGCCTATGCCGGATCCTTGCTCGGCCTGGCCAACGCCAAGCTCGATCAGTCGCGGCAGAAATCGCCGCCACCGCCGCCGCCACCGCCGATTGAGGACAAGTGA
- a CDS encoding conjugal transfer protein TrbF, translated as MAASPPDNPYIAARQEWNERYGSYVKAAAAWRLVGITGMLMAVVGFSYALYQSTQVKLVPYIVEVDRLGTAVTAGFPQQIEYADPRVVRATLGTFVSNFRSVTPDAVVQKQYIDRTYALLRTSDPATEKINAWFRGNSPFEKAKNATVAIEVNNVVPLSNQSYQIDWTEYERDRKGKETAVRRFRGIATVTLTPPQDEGVIRLNPIGLYLRDFEWTAQL; from the coding sequence ATGGCCGCCAGTCCGCCCGACAATCCCTATATCGCCGCTCGCCAGGAGTGGAACGAGCGCTATGGCTCCTACGTCAAGGCCGCGGCCGCGTGGCGGCTCGTCGGCATCACCGGCATGCTGATGGCCGTGGTCGGCTTCAGCTACGCGCTCTATCAGAGCACGCAGGTCAAGCTCGTGCCCTACATTGTCGAGGTCGACCGCCTCGGCACCGCGGTAACAGCCGGCTTCCCCCAGCAGATCGAATATGCCGATCCTCGCGTCGTCCGCGCGACGCTCGGCACCTTCGTCTCGAACTTCCGCAGCGTGACGCCCGACGCGGTGGTGCAGAAGCAATACATCGATCGCACCTACGCGCTGCTGCGCACCTCCGATCCGGCGACTGAGAAGATCAACGCCTGGTTTCGCGGCAATTCCCCGTTCGAGAAGGCGAAGAACGCGACCGTCGCGATCGAGGTCAACAATGTCGTGCCGCTCTCCAACCAGAGCTACCAGATCGACTGGACCGAATATGAGCGCGACCGGAAGGGCAAGGAAACCGCCGTGCGCCGGTTCCGGGGCATCGCCACCGTGACACTGACCCCGCCGCAGGACGAGGGCGTCATCCGCCTCAATCCGATCGGTCTCTATCTGCGGGACTTCGAATGGACCGCCCAGCTGTGA
- the trbK gene encoding entry exclusion protein TrbK, producing MSRPVVMAALAAVLALVGLTVIWFVVTPRLETTAPSVQEQRQRAEDFLGGDPDRPVRGGQEMKPRW from the coding sequence GTGAGCCGGCCGGTCGTCATGGCAGCGCTGGCGGCGGTCCTCGCGCTCGTCGGCCTCACGGTGATCTGGTTCGTCGTCACGCCCCGGCTGGAGACCACAGCGCCGTCGGTGCAGGAGCAGCGCCAGCGCGCCGAGGACTTCCTCGGCGGCGATCCCGATCGTCCGGTGCGCGGCGGGCAGGAGATGAAACCACGATGGTAG